One region of Streptomyces sp. CG4 genomic DNA includes:
- a CDS encoding alpha/beta hydrolase, whose product MATPSAAGSVPGDGSPGTLAHALLDTASIIRAVPDRIRVAPAEPLATRSLPAAQELLDRVTRALGLPEVEVAGEPDGLTAVELAVSRRLALRAPGAVTDGEPEQAARSALAAFPGPAVLVPARDGTPLRCWIAGPEDAPAVAVVSACGMPVGLVARWLGALSMEYRVVTWESRGLFAAAGTGLGDLADHTLDAQSEDVLAVLDGFGIAEAHALGLCGGAVVALAAAARSDRITSLSLWHGDYELGGEAPKTAHQRDVESLLAMVSRGPVQATAMHRLMSRPSTLDTLRPDIAHYLIHPYATPELLYRYGLLNGAIMSADCRGLLDAPQPALVVTSDRDTTAHPAGSKFVAARLPRAALRTMPDGDHLTAFDGGSELVALAREFLHTVTVPDRKGT is encoded by the coding sequence ATGGCCACGCCGTCCGCGGCGGGCAGCGTGCCCGGCGACGGCTCGCCGGGCACGCTCGCCCACGCCCTGCTGGACACCGCGTCGATCATCCGCGCCGTACCGGACCGCATACGGGTGGCGCCCGCCGAACCGCTCGCCACCCGGTCCCTGCCGGCGGCCCAGGAACTGCTCGACCGGGTCACCCGCGCCCTCGGCCTGCCCGAAGTCGAGGTGGCGGGCGAGCCGGACGGTCTCACCGCGGTCGAACTCGCGGTCAGCCGGCGGCTGGCGCTGCGCGCACCCGGCGCCGTCACCGACGGCGAACCGGAGCAGGCGGCACGGTCGGCGCTCGCCGCCTTTCCCGGGCCGGCCGTGCTGGTGCCCGCCCGGGACGGTACGCCGCTCCGGTGCTGGATCGCCGGTCCCGAGGACGCACCGGCCGTCGCCGTCGTCAGCGCCTGCGGCATGCCCGTCGGGCTGGTGGCGCGCTGGCTGGGCGCCCTGTCCATGGAGTACCGGGTCGTCACCTGGGAGAGCCGGGGCCTGTTCGCCGCCGCCGGCACGGGCCTCGGCGATCTGGCCGACCACACGCTCGACGCCCAGAGCGAGGACGTGCTGGCCGTTCTCGACGGGTTCGGTATCGCCGAGGCCCATGCGCTGGGCCTGTGCGGGGGAGCGGTCGTCGCGCTCGCGGCGGCCGCCCGCTCGGACCGGATCACCTCCCTGAGCCTGTGGCACGGGGATTACGAACTCGGCGGCGAGGCCCCCAAGACGGCCCACCAGCGGGATGTGGAGTCCCTGCTGGCCATGGTCTCCCGGGGTCCGGTACAGGCGACGGCCATGCACCGGCTGATGAGCCGGCCCAGCACACTGGACACCCTGCGCCCGGACATCGCCCACTACCTCATCCACCCCTACGCCACCCCCGAACTGCTGTACCGCTACGGGCTGTTGAACGGAGCGATCATGTCGGCCGACTGCCGTGGGCTGCTGGACGCCCCACAGCCGGCCCTGGTCGTCACCAGCGACCGGGACACCACGGCCCACCCCGCAGGCTCGAAGTTCGTCGCCGCGCGCCTGCCCCGGGCCGCACTGCGCACGATGCCCGACGGCGACCATCTCACCGCCTTCGACGGAGGTTCCGAACTGGTCGCACTCGCCCGGGAGTTCCTGCACACCGTGACCGTCCCCGACCGGAAGGGCACATGA
- a CDS encoding amino acid adenylation domain-containing protein: protein MESGERTLTELFEDVVARFPERVAVTAEDRELTYQELDHRAAAVARRLREAGAGTGSLVALLVPRTSRLAVGLLGILKSGAAYVPIDPGYPQERITWTVKDSGVTHLVTTAELADPLRDLGVNVVVLDESAADSEPSAEAAPGDLAYVIYTSGSTGVPKGVEVEHRNVVRLFDVTHDWYGFDEHDVWSLFHSAAFDFSVWEFWGALLFGGRLVVVPQESARSPEAFHELLRRQRVTVLNQTPSAFVRLAAVDEAAEQPLTTLRVVVFGGERLEPAALRGWFDRHGGEQPRLVNMYGITEATVHASYRPVTADDIAASGVSPIGVPLPDLGFHVLDEQGRPVADGSPGELYLSGAGLARGYLGRPELDKERFVEVPGPDGTPLRCYRTGDRVVALPDGGHGYLGRTDDQLKIRGYRVEPGEIEAVLVQHAEVSAAVAVAHDYGAGDLRIVAHVASATPAAVLAPRLGERAAAVLPPHMRPSAYVVLPELPLTLNGKVDKARLPEPTAEAALAPVAVGQDTAGELTGTERRIALIWQSVLELPEVGRDTDFFDLGGTSLSLLRMFGQVNEEFGTDLDITVLIDGATVEALARQVDTVLPGTAPTA, encoded by the coding sequence GTGGAATCAGGGGAACGCACACTCACCGAGCTGTTCGAAGATGTCGTCGCACGCTTCCCGGAGCGGGTCGCGGTGACGGCCGAAGACCGGGAACTCACCTATCAGGAACTCGATCACCGGGCGGCAGCGGTCGCCCGGCGGCTGCGGGAGGCAGGTGCCGGGACCGGATCCCTGGTCGCCCTGCTGGTCCCGCGCACCAGCAGACTCGCGGTCGGTCTGCTCGGCATCCTCAAGTCCGGAGCCGCATACGTCCCCATCGATCCCGGCTATCCGCAGGAGCGGATCACGTGGACCGTCAAGGACAGCGGCGTCACCCACCTCGTCACCACCGCCGAACTCGCCGATCCGCTCCGCGACTTGGGAGTCAATGTCGTCGTCCTCGACGAGTCGGCGGCCGACTCGGAGCCGTCCGCCGAGGCTGCCCCAGGCGATCTGGCCTATGTGATCTACACCTCCGGATCCACCGGCGTACCCAAGGGCGTCGAGGTGGAACACCGCAATGTGGTCCGGCTCTTCGACGTCACCCATGACTGGTACGGCTTCGACGAGCACGACGTCTGGTCGCTGTTCCACTCCGCGGCCTTCGACTTCTCCGTGTGGGAGTTCTGGGGCGCGCTGCTGTTCGGCGGGCGGCTCGTGGTCGTTCCGCAGGAGTCCGCCCGGTCGCCGGAAGCCTTCCACGAACTGCTGCGCCGGCAGCGGGTGACGGTGCTGAACCAGACACCGTCGGCGTTCGTCCGGCTGGCCGCCGTCGACGAGGCGGCCGAACAACCGTTGACCACCCTGCGCGTGGTGGTGTTCGGCGGCGAGCGGCTGGAACCCGCCGCGCTGCGTGGCTGGTTCGACCGGCACGGCGGCGAACAGCCGCGTCTGGTCAACATGTATGGCATCACCGAGGCGACCGTGCACGCCTCGTACCGACCGGTCACCGCGGACGACATCGCCGCATCAGGTGTCAGTCCGATCGGTGTGCCGCTGCCGGACCTCGGCTTCCATGTACTGGACGAGCAGGGCCGGCCGGTGGCCGACGGGTCCCCGGGCGAGCTGTATCTGTCCGGGGCGGGGCTGGCCCGTGGCTATCTCGGGCGCCCGGAACTGGACAAGGAACGGTTCGTCGAGGTCCCCGGCCCGGACGGCACGCCGCTGCGCTGCTACCGCACCGGCGACCGCGTGGTGGCGCTACCCGACGGCGGGCACGGCTATCTCGGCCGCACCGACGACCAGTTGAAGATCCGCGGCTACCGGGTCGAGCCCGGCGAGATCGAGGCCGTCCTCGTACAGCACGCGGAGGTGTCGGCGGCCGTGGCGGTCGCCCACGACTACGGAGCTGGGGACCTGCGCATCGTCGCCCATGTCGCCTCCGCCACCCCGGCGGCCGTCCTCGCGCCCCGGCTCGGCGAGCGGGCCGCGGCCGTCCTGCCGCCGCACATGCGCCCTTCCGCGTATGTCGTCCTGCCGGAGTTGCCGCTCACGCTCAACGGCAAGGTCGACAAGGCCCGGCTGCCCGAGCCGACCGCCGAGGCGGCGCTCGCACCGGTCGCCGTCGGGCAGGACACGGCCGGTGAACTCACCGGCACCGAGCGTCGGATCGCGCTCATCTGGCAGTCCGTCCTGGAACTGCCCGAAGTCGGCCGGGACACCGACTTCTTCGACCTCGGTGGTACCTCGCTCTCCCTGCTGCGCATGTTCGGCCAGGTCAACGAGGAATTCGGCACGGACCTGGACATCACGGTGCTGATCGACGGGGCGACGGTCGAGGCCCTGGCCCGCCAGGTCGACACCGTGCTGCCCGGCACGGCACCGACTGCCTGA
- a CDS encoding chlorinating enzyme — translation MPDFTLSPEDLAAFHRNGYAGPFTLYEPDEIKKTWGRTRLQLLDRSSAVYSDDAAVSAATNISNYDRHLDHAFLAEHITRPEIVHRVASVLGPDVLCWRTEFFPKHPGDEGTDWHQADTFANASGTPQIQWPGGSDFGGTITVWCAFTEASAEMGCLQFIPGTHRTMFYDETKRMHYAPDQNTSVDKDGVRRGFFGYDYRELQIDPDWKPDESQAVSMEMRAGQFIMFWSTLMHASHPHQGRTRDMRMGFAARYVPTSVEIYPGTDEIEEYGGRVSLDRYGAVLVSGADTYGHNRIATRTTRDHPFVIQSPAGA, via the coding sequence ATGCCCGATTTCACGCTGAGCCCCGAAGACCTCGCCGCCTTCCACCGCAACGGCTACGCGGGTCCGTTCACGCTGTATGAGCCGGACGAGATCAAGAAGACCTGGGGACGCACCCGGCTGCAGCTGCTGGATCGCAGCTCGGCGGTCTACAGCGACGACGCGGCGGTGTCCGCGGCGACGAACATCTCCAACTACGACCGGCACCTCGACCACGCATTCCTGGCCGAGCACATCACCCGGCCGGAGATCGTGCACCGGGTCGCCTCGGTGCTGGGCCCGGATGTGCTGTGCTGGCGCACGGAGTTCTTCCCGAAGCACCCGGGAGACGAAGGGACCGACTGGCACCAGGCCGACACGTTCGCCAACGCGTCGGGCACCCCGCAGATCCAGTGGCCGGGCGGCTCGGACTTCGGCGGCACCATCACGGTGTGGTGCGCCTTCACCGAGGCGAGCGCCGAGATGGGCTGTCTGCAGTTCATACCGGGCACGCACCGCACGATGTTCTACGACGAGACGAAGCGCATGCACTACGCGCCGGACCAGAACACGAGCGTGGACAAGGACGGCGTGCGCCGCGGCTTCTTCGGCTACGACTACCGCGAACTGCAGATCGACCCGGACTGGAAACCCGACGAGTCCCAGGCCGTCTCGATGGAGATGCGGGCGGGTCAGTTCATCATGTTCTGGTCCACCCTGATGCATGCCTCGCATCCGCACCAGGGCCGCACCAGGGACATGCGGATGGGATTCGCGGCACGCTATGTGCCCACGTCCGTGGAGATCTACCCCGGCACGGACGAGATCGAGGAGTACGGCGGCCGGGTCAGCCTGGACCGGTACGGCGCGGTACTGGTCAGTGGTGCCGACACATACGGCCACAACCGCATCGCCACCCGCACCACCCGGGACCATCCCTTCGTGATCCAGTCGCCGGCGGGGGCCTGA
- a CDS encoding FkbM family methyltransferase — protein sequence MNEIADSARHQRLAEVLREHPAVADATVTGDGGGHARIVPDPVADVLHRSAALDAAGRLGTALGWHEPAGELRVAGLNRSETEFLHREIFTDNAYFRHGITLPAGAVVVDVGANIGMFTLCVARRSPGARIIAVEPVAELADAVAVNAELHQVDATVLCTALGRAEGRAEFTFYPHNSVMSGRFADTAEDLAVLKGYLLTGEHAQQGEHLDRLAADRMTARTRQVPVTTLTAVVHEHGLARIDLLKIDVEKAEAEVLDGIDEELWPRIDRIVLEVHDIDGRLAAVLAELAGRGFDVAHEQDARLALTPCHTIYARRPGTETTPTSLTAPVGGLTLRRLEEELRDLVARRLPELPVPGRYTLTTDLATHPDGHGPAPERSAPASPRVAVLARIWAELFGPEAVRPDADFFDLGGDSLTAVRLMATLESELGEDALTPDLIFTDSTFGALAAAVAASGDPERTART from the coding sequence ATGAACGAGATCGCCGACAGCGCCCGGCACCAGCGCCTGGCCGAGGTGCTCAGGGAACACCCCGCGGTGGCCGACGCGACGGTCACCGGCGACGGTGGCGGGCACGCCCGGATCGTGCCCGACCCCGTCGCCGACGTGCTGCACCGCTCCGCCGCCCTCGATGCGGCCGGCCGACTCGGTACCGCCCTCGGCTGGCACGAGCCCGCGGGAGAACTGCGCGTGGCCGGACTCAACCGCAGCGAAACGGAGTTCCTCCACCGTGAGATCTTCACCGACAACGCCTACTTCCGGCACGGCATCACCCTGCCCGCCGGCGCCGTCGTGGTGGACGTCGGGGCGAACATCGGCATGTTCACGCTCTGCGTGGCCCGGCGCAGTCCGGGCGCCCGGATCATCGCCGTCGAGCCCGTCGCCGAACTGGCCGACGCGGTCGCCGTCAACGCCGAGCTGCACCAGGTGGACGCCACCGTACTGTGCACCGCTCTGGGCCGCGCCGAGGGCAGGGCGGAGTTCACCTTCTACCCCCACAACAGCGTCATGTCGGGCCGGTTCGCCGACACCGCCGAGGACCTGGCGGTCCTCAAGGGCTACCTGCTGACCGGGGAGCACGCCCAGCAGGGCGAGCACCTGGACCGCCTCGCGGCCGACCGGATGACCGCGCGGACCCGCCAGGTGCCCGTGACCACGCTCACCGCCGTCGTCCACGAGCACGGCCTCGCCCGCATCGACCTGCTGAAGATTGACGTGGAGAAGGCCGAGGCCGAGGTCCTGGACGGCATCGACGAGGAGCTGTGGCCGCGCATCGACCGGATCGTGCTGGAGGTCCACGACATCGACGGACGCCTCGCCGCCGTCCTCGCCGAACTGGCGGGCCGCGGCTTCGACGTCGCCCACGAACAGGACGCGCGGCTGGCCCTGACGCCCTGTCACACCATCTACGCCCGACGCCCCGGGACCGAAACCACGCCCACGAGCCTCACCGCACCCGTCGGCGGCCTGACCCTGCGCCGGCTGGAGGAGGAACTGCGCGACCTCGTCGCCCGGCGCCTGCCCGAGCTGCCGGTGCCCGGCCGCTACACCCTCACCACCGACCTCGCCACCCACCCCGACGGCCACGGGCCCGCCCCGGAGCGGAGTGCCCCGGCCTCACCGCGGGTCGCCGTGCTCGCCCGCATCTGGGCGGAGCTGTTCGGCCCGGAGGCGGTACGGCCGGACGCGGACTTCTTCGACCTCGGCGGCGACTCCCTGACCGCCGTACGCCTGATGGCGACCCTGGAGAGCGAACTCGGTGAGGACGCCCTCACCCCCGATCTGATCTTCACCGACAGCACCTTCGGCGCGCTGGCCGCCGCCGTCGCGGCCAGTGGGGACCCCGAAAGGACAGCGCGTACATGA